In Chryseobacterium gotjawalense, the following are encoded in one genomic region:
- a CDS encoding outer membrane beta-barrel family protein, translating to MKQDAQKYLSATYSGKYSFSNYDKFRSRTSNSILLNAKNKLFGWQLNVGQNYREGFRNSTIADITGVNTDNVQRGYFMKSALTFDIGKDRLLVNYDLNHNNNDAYTNSFGFLPVVNPMTQTITGIADYTTDDEGKTQNTRHDASATYQVKFDDRAKKLDLNFGFNQFDTKYNQNSLQFLGTAQNPSAYETTSQQNIYTMKVDYSQPLKILDEGKISVGGLYEKLNFDTQLNGFTNLDYQRQTASAYTELQAKLKKFDFILGTRAESYDISGLSRLNTNGSLKETALIPFNQFRFFPNASVQYNFMPRIYLAFNYNKKIQLPNISWLNPNNTNYQGGNISFGGNVNLQPTIFDNYEIKLSAFDYAFIGYNLSVAKNQSFQVAEKVYFDPNQHTIGGREAYYVRNSFLNAPTMRIHNFNLGLPLPLMLFTKGIKEAMKFNFNPDKINFVYIYSGYQLHELEDNTNKGFWIFNVMGQFILPADIKLVANYSTMTKGNWYYYHMEKPWMNSFDLTATKKFMNDRLTVSVFANDIFRWNENAVTSLYNKSNIYLGNKFDSQNFGISVNYKIPTKNKLAKEAPILLNRDKKDEGVAPVAP from the coding sequence TTGAAGCAAGATGCCCAAAAATATCTTTCCGCGACCTATTCCGGGAAGTATTCCTTTAGCAATTACGATAAATTCCGCAGCCGCACCAGCAATTCCATTTTGTTGAATGCCAAAAACAAACTCTTCGGATGGCAACTGAATGTGGGACAAAACTACCGCGAAGGCTTCAGAAATTCCACCATTGCGGATATTACGGGTGTTAATACAGATAATGTTCAGCGTGGCTATTTCATGAAATCGGCATTAACTTTTGACATTGGTAAAGACCGCCTTTTGGTCAATTACGATCTGAACCACAATAATAACGATGCCTATACCAACAGTTTCGGATTCCTTCCCGTGGTGAATCCAATGACGCAAACCATCACCGGAATTGCCGATTACACAACTGATGACGAGGGAAAAACGCAGAACACCCGCCACGATGCGAGCGCCACTTATCAGGTTAAATTTGATGACCGCGCGAAGAAATTGGATTTGAATTTCGGGTTCAATCAATTCGATACGAAATACAACCAAAACAGCCTACAATTTTTAGGAACGGCACAAAATCCATCAGCCTACGAAACTACTTCCCAGCAAAACATCTACACCATGAAGGTGGATTATTCCCAACCTTTGAAGATTTTGGATGAAGGGAAGATTTCCGTGGGTGGACTTTACGAAAAACTTAATTTCGACACGCAACTAAACGGCTTTACCAATCTGGATTACCAAAGACAGACCGCTTCCGCATACACAGAATTGCAGGCAAAGCTGAAGAAGTTTGATTTCATCTTGGGAACACGCGCCGAAAGTTATGACATTTCGGGACTTTCAAGATTAAACACCAACGGTAGCCTGAAAGAAACAGCCCTGATTCCTTTCAACCAGTTCCGCTTCTTCCCGAATGCGAGCGTTCAGTATAACTTTATGCCGCGGATTTATCTTGCATTTAATTATAACAAAAAAATCCAGCTCCCGAATATTTCTTGGCTTAACCCGAACAACACGAATTACCAAGGAGGAAACATCAGTTTTGGCGGAAATGTAAACCTGCAACCGACCATTTTTGATAATTATGAAATCAAACTTTCTGCGTTCGATTACGCGTTTATAGGATATAATTTGAGTGTTGCCAAAAACCAGAGTTTCCAGGTGGCAGAGAAAGTCTATTTCGACCCGAACCAGCACACCATTGGCGGCAGAGAAGCATATTATGTAAGAAATTCCTTCCTGAATGCGCCTACGATGAGGATTCATAATTTCAATCTTGGGTTGCCATTGCCGCTCATGCTTTTCACCAAAGGAATCAAGGAGGCAATGAAGTTTAATTTTAATCCAGATAAAATTAATTTCGTGTATATCTACAGTGGATATCAACTCCATGAGTTAGAAGATAATACCAATAAGGGCTTTTGGATTTTCAACGTGATGGGTCAGTTTATCCTTCCGGCGGATATCAAATTGGTAGCCAACTATTCCACCATGACAAAAGGAAATTGGTACTATTACCACATGGAAAAACCGTGGATGAATAGTTTCGACCTTACAGCGACCAAAAAATTCATGAACGACCGACTCACGGTTTCTGTTTTTGCCAATGACATTTTCCGTTGGAATGAGAATGCGGTAACTTCGCTTTATAACAAATCCAATATCTATTTGGGAAATAAATTCGATTCTCAAAACTTCGGAATCTCAGTCAATTATAAAATCCCGACCAAAAACAAATTGGCTAAAGAAGCACCAATACTTTTAAACAGAGACAAAAAAGATGAAGGTGTAGCGCCGGTAGCGCCGTAA
- a CDS encoding IS110 family RNA-guided transposase: MKNYRTYIGIDVAKLTLDYCIVKEDPQLEQGQILNTQKSVDKFLKTLKKTGCQMNETLFVFENTGIYSSLLALVLSENSLDYAQVPALEIKRSLGITRGKSDKVDAKEIAHYAKRNTDKIALSTLPELSLQQLKIVFAEREKTVAAIKTFERTKENEMFLTKEVFNSVKAINNQTVKHLKKQLVMLDEKIRTLIREDENLYGQQQLLKSIPGIGDITSVYILMATKGFTAFTSGRKFACYSGVAPFEHSSGTSIKGKTRVSHLADKKMKTLLHMASLTAIKYNPELKDYYNRKKAEGKHTMLVLNNIKCKMVYRIFAVIQRKSNFVNLHKFAA, translated from the coding sequence ATGAAAAATTACAGAACTTACATCGGAATTGATGTAGCAAAATTAACCCTCGATTATTGCATCGTAAAAGAAGATCCACAGCTCGAACAGGGTCAGATACTGAACACTCAAAAATCGGTCGATAAGTTTTTAAAAACATTGAAAAAAACCGGCTGCCAGATGAATGAGACTCTTTTCGTCTTCGAAAACACCGGCATTTATTCCTCGCTGCTTGCGTTGGTTTTAAGCGAAAACAGCCTGGATTACGCCCAGGTTCCTGCTCTGGAAATCAAACGTTCTCTAGGGATTACCCGTGGCAAAAGCGATAAGGTAGATGCGAAAGAGATTGCTCATTATGCCAAACGAAACACGGATAAAATCGCGCTTTCCACCCTTCCTGAGCTCAGTCTGCAGCAACTGAAAATAGTGTTTGCCGAGCGTGAAAAAACCGTGGCAGCCATTAAAACATTTGAAAGAACAAAGGAAAACGAAATGTTCCTGACAAAAGAGGTTTTCAACAGCGTAAAAGCAATTAATAACCAAACGGTAAAACACCTGAAAAAACAACTTGTAATGTTGGATGAGAAGATCAGAACACTGATTCGGGAAGACGAAAACCTGTACGGACAGCAGCAACTTCTAAAAAGTATTCCGGGTATCGGGGATATTACTTCGGTTTATATCTTAATGGCGACAAAAGGATTTACGGCATTTACAAGCGGACGAAAATTTGCGTGTTATTCAGGTGTGGCGCCCTTCGAGCATTCTTCCGGCACAAGTATTAAAGGAAAAACCAGAGTCAGTCACCTGGCGGATAAAAAAATGAAAACACTGCTGCACATGGCCTCTCTTACGGCAATAAAATACAATCCGGAACTCAAGGACTATTATAACAGGAAAAAAGCAGAAGGAAAGCATACTATGCTGGTCTTAAACAACATAAAATGTAAAATGGTGTACAGAATCTTTGCCGTCATCCAACGGAAATCAAACTTTGTGAACCTGCATAAATTTGCAGCTTAA
- a CDS encoding GNAT family N-acetyltransferase, whose product MDKTKFPELRTERLILNQPKNSDLKKITEILNSEVYSKNTVNIPSPYTDKSAEFWLRLSEEGFINENQYVFAIRLKNSEEIIGGIDLGIDKRFNKAELGYWIDQRFWNIGYATESVKAVIDFGFKTLNLKRIFATHFDFNTSSGKVMQNAGMKKEGVLLCHTCKNGEYQNHVIYGIINE is encoded by the coding sequence GTGGATAAAACGAAATTTCCAGAATTAAGAACAGAAAGACTTATTCTAAACCAACCTAAAAATAGTGATTTAAAAAAAATTACTGAAATCCTGAATAGTGAAGTTTATTCAAAAAATACAGTAAATATACCTTCACCTTATACTGATAAAAGTGCCGAATTTTGGTTAAGATTATCAGAAGAAGGTTTTATTAATGAAAATCAATATGTTTTTGCAATTCGCTTGAAAAATAGTGAAGAAATTATTGGTGGAATTGATTTAGGAATTGACAAACGTTTTAACAAAGCAGAACTTGGTTACTGGATTGACCAAAGATTCTGGAATATAGGATATGCAACTGAATCTGTAAAAGCAGTAATTGATTTTGGTTTCAAAACTTTAAACTTAAAGAGAATTTTTGCTACCCATTTTGATTTTAATACTTCTTCGGGAAAAGTTATGCAAAATGCAGGTATGAAAAAAGAAGGCGTTTTGCTTTGTCATACTTGCAAAAATGGAGAGTATCAAAATCACGTTATTTACGGAATAATTAATGAATAA
- a CDS encoding erythromycin esterase family protein, protein MKIRFFLIILFMFSFYSIRAQNGNELTNEQKQYITKFIYPISTYEPSTSNNDDLEVLSKFIGNSDIVGLGESTHGSSEVYKMKYRISQYLIKDLDFNIFSLEANMPESYLMNNYISKNIDSPKDILRGMYFWLWQTQETLNFVKWLKIHNENTNNKILFDGFDMQYYFGALKQVRDVYNANNYPLDDINSLIKILKDNKRGQKKYKNKIQKTVNLLLDKVSQKASQIKDEESKKRFLQNITIIRQHIKVGSSVTRDKFMAENVDWIKQNYNPSKVIVSAHNFHVSKENSLSMGYHINQKYQNNYVNFGFAFFEGNYTASIDRKIGTFTSQTAPIGSVEYNLNSLNLPYFILDLKAIKKDNNELGNWVLKKIPFRKTGSGTKNDEFRKTNIADSFDYLIFINKSSHSNLLREY, encoded by the coding sequence ATGAAAATAAGATTCTTTTTAATAATTCTTTTTATGTTTTCTTTTTATTCAATTAGAGCACAGAATGGAAATGAATTAACTAATGAGCAAAAACAATACATTACCAAATTTATATATCCAATTTCGACTTATGAACCCTCTACTTCCAATAATGATGATTTGGAAGTATTAAGTAAATTTATTGGTAATTCTGATATTGTTGGATTGGGTGAATCAACCCACGGTTCGAGTGAAGTTTACAAAATGAAATATCGAATTAGTCAATATTTAATTAAAGATTTAGATTTTAATATTTTCTCATTAGAAGCAAATATGCCAGAAAGTTATTTGATGAATAATTACATTAGCAAAAATATTGATTCTCCAAAAGATATTTTACGCGGAATGTATTTTTGGCTTTGGCAGACACAAGAAACTTTAAATTTTGTTAAATGGTTAAAAATTCACAATGAAAATACAAATAATAAAATATTATTTGATGGATTCGATATGCAATATTATTTCGGAGCATTAAAGCAAGTTAGAGATGTATATAATGCTAATAATTATCCTTTAGATGATATTAACAGTTTGATTAAAATTTTAAAGGATAATAAAAGAGGTCAAAAAAAGTATAAAAACAAAATTCAGAAAACCGTAAACCTTTTGTTAGATAAAGTTTCGCAAAAAGCATCACAAATAAAAGATGAAGAAAGTAAAAAAAGATTTTTACAAAATATTACAATCATCAGACAACATATAAAAGTTGGCAGTTCAGTAACGAGAGATAAATTTATGGCCGAAAATGTTGATTGGATAAAACAAAACTATAATCCAAGCAAGGTAATTGTATCTGCTCATAATTTTCACGTGTCTAAAGAAAATTCTCTGTCAATGGGTTACCATATAAATCAAAAATACCAAAATAATTACGTGAATTTTGGATTTGCGTTTTTTGAAGGTAATTATACCGCGAGTATAGATAGAAAAATAGGAACATTCACTTCACAAACAGCACCAATAGGAAGTGTGGAATATAATTTAAACTCCTTAAATCTACCCTATTTCATTTTAGATCTAAAAGCAATTAAAAAAGATAATAATGAATTGGGAAATTGGGTATTGAAAAAAATTCCATTTCGGAAAACCGGTTCAGGAACTAAAAATGATGAGTTTAGAAAAACAAACATTGCAGATTCTTTTGACTATTTGATTTTTATAAATAAATCTTCACATTCAAATTTGTTACGAGAATATTAA
- a CDS encoding DUF4369 domain-containing protein: protein MNREKKERDFVPSYTIQGNVTGFSEGTKFYLYSLETNANVDSALVEDNKFQMKGHIANPPVSFWLKATDGEDYVYTPLLIGNDSLTVSAAKQDFAWNVNTSGSTIDTNYRKLMNLTKDLDIKRDSLIFGYHAKADTVKEKTFEEFMQTVGEIDSLIKRTTIKYIKETKDTYAGMLSLSFHKDDIPKDSVQLIYDQYNDELKQSKYGRVVKLYLESNHIEKGDPFLNFEGINQFGEETNLADLREENKFLLINYTSAYCGYSIRATDELKEIHNQYQKFMKIVNFSADTQKKDWLYSIERDENGWPSLWDGQGRYSESAIRYNFSVTPTFLLISPDGNIVDRWVGYKKGDLKKGLEEHLQSPNR from the coding sequence ATGAACCGAGAAAAAAAAGAAAGAGATTTCGTTCCATCCTATACTATACAGGGAAATGTAACAGGTTTCTCGGAAGGAACTAAATTCTACCTATATAGTTTGGAAACTAATGCGAATGTTGATAGTGCTCTTGTTGAAGATAACAAGTTTCAGATGAAGGGACATATTGCTAATCCCCCTGTATCCTTTTGGTTAAAAGCCACTGACGGTGAAGATTATGTCTATACACCTTTACTCATAGGAAATGACAGTCTTACAGTAAGCGCTGCCAAACAGGATTTTGCGTGGAATGTAAATACATCTGGATCTACTATAGATACTAATTACCGTAAATTAATGAATTTAACCAAAGACTTAGACATTAAAAGAGACTCGTTGATATTTGGCTACCACGCCAAAGCAGATACAGTAAAAGAGAAAACATTCGAGGAGTTTATGCAAACCGTTGGTGAAATTGATAGTCTTATTAAGCGAACGACAATTAAGTATATAAAAGAAACTAAGGATACTTATGCAGGTATGCTCAGCCTAAGTTTTCACAAAGATGATATTCCCAAGGATTCGGTGCAACTAATTTATGACCAGTATAATGATGAGCTCAAGCAAAGCAAATATGGCAGAGTTGTAAAATTATATCTTGAGAGTAATCATATCGAAAAAGGAGATCCATTTCTCAATTTTGAAGGAATAAATCAATTCGGTGAAGAGACCAATTTAGCTGACCTCAGAGAAGAGAACAAATTTCTTCTAATCAATTACACTTCAGCATATTGTGGATATTCTATTAGAGCTACGGACGAACTAAAAGAGATTCACAACCAATACCAGAAATTTATGAAAATTGTTAACTTCTCTGCTGACACGCAGAAGAAGGATTGGCTGTATTCGATTGAGCGTGATGAAAATGGATGGCCAAGCTTGTGGGATGGTCAGGGGAGATATAGTGAAAGTGCTATCCGCTATAATTTTTCAGTTACCCCTACTTTCTTGCTCATTAGTCCTGATGGTAATATAGTGGATCGCTGGGTTGGTTATAAAAAAGGAGATCTTAAAAAAGGTTTAGAAGAACATCTACAATCTCCTAATCGATAA
- a CDS encoding GLPGLI family protein, with protein MNKTFLLFIVISSIFCKSQTNRFIYELEYRNNSSEDYRKNLMTLDINPTSTKFYDYDFIEYDSINKNSGESRSRYSTKTDQIIVRQPNSFINKRYRDFFDYFVEETNDELKWELFPDTQMYNEYKLQKATTEFGGRKWIAWFSNDVNISEGPYKFRGLPGMIFLLQDSENTFVYKLVKNNKLKQTYNTNEFLETHYGKTALPISSKKFNKYIEEIYQNPQRMFSDRIKSGEKATFKNETVESIDELNRKKSMLQNGIKGRYIYVEKDSKPNFENK; from the coding sequence ATGAATAAAACCTTTTTACTATTTATTGTGATTTCAAGTATTTTTTGCAAATCTCAAACTAACAGATTTATTTACGAACTAGAATATAGAAATAATTCAAGTGAAGATTATCGCAAAAATTTAATGACACTGGACATAAATCCGACTTCTACAAAATTTTATGACTACGATTTTATTGAGTATGATTCAATAAATAAAAATTCAGGAGAATCACGTTCTCGTTACAGTACGAAAACTGACCAAATAATTGTTCGACAACCAAACTCTTTTATAAACAAGCGATATCGTGATTTCTTCGATTATTTTGTTGAAGAAACAAATGACGAACTGAAATGGGAATTATTTCCTGATACTCAAATGTACAACGAGTACAAACTTCAAAAGGCTACAACAGAATTTGGAGGAAGAAAATGGATAGCATGGTTCTCAAATGACGTAAACATTTCTGAAGGACCGTATAAATTTCGAGGTTTGCCTGGAATGATTTTTTTACTGCAAGATTCTGAAAATACCTTTGTCTATAAACTTGTAAAAAACAACAAATTAAAGCAGACATACAATACAAATGAATTTTTAGAAACTCATTATGGTAAAACAGCGCTTCCAATAAGTAGTAAAAAGTTTAACAAATATATAGAGGAAATTTATCAAAATCCACAAAGAATGTTTTCTGACAGAATAAAAAGTGGAGAAAAAGCAACTTTTAAAAATGAAACTGTTGAATCAATTGACGAACTCAATCGAAAAAAATCGATGTTACAAAATGGAATTAAGGGACGCTACATTTACGTTGAAAAAGATTCAAAGCCGAATTTTGAAAACAAATAA
- a CDS encoding outer membrane lipoprotein-sorting protein encodes MKFTTTICTFVLSTTTLLAQNSQINKSNEIVEKSIQAQGGKKLLENIKTLYTKSETVMDGRNVFWITKEMEPNKGSFEIEYQGRIVYKSFYDGKIGYDVVNGQKTVADQEQFKDKNYRNQIINSLDYIDTSLYTLEFIGEEKANNKDCYKIKATLSNGKVTYLYYDKTSNLLAKSEVVKNPEKNSFSTVLYDDYKKFGDLTYETKQTFVSEDGNQVAKIVDLYYNKKISEKDFK; translated from the coding sequence ATGAAATTTACTACAACTATTTGCACATTTGTACTTTCCACAACCACTCTACTTGCACAAAATTCTCAAATCAATAAATCAAATGAAATTGTTGAAAAGTCAATCCAAGCACAAGGCGGAAAAAAATTACTTGAAAATATAAAAACTTTATATACTAAATCTGAAACGGTGATGGATGGTAGAAATGTTTTTTGGATTACAAAAGAAATGGAACCAAACAAAGGCAGTTTCGAAATTGAATATCAAGGAAGAATTGTTTATAAATCTTTTTATGATGGAAAAATCGGTTATGATGTTGTAAATGGTCAGAAAACTGTTGCTGACCAAGAACAATTTAAGGACAAAAATTATCGAAACCAAATTATAAATTCTTTGGACTATATTGATACATCTCTTTATACTTTGGAATTTATTGGGGAAGAAAAAGCGAACAATAAAGATTGCTACAAAATCAAAGCAACTTTAAGTAATGGAAAAGTGACTTATTTGTACTATGACAAAACCTCAAATTTATTAGCAAAATCGGAAGTTGTAAAAAATCCTGAAAAAAATTCATTCTCAACTGTGCTTTATGACGACTACAAAAAGTTTGGTGATTTGACATATGAAACTAAGCAAACTTTTGTTTCTGAAGATGGTAACCAAGTCGCAAAAATTGTTGATTTATACTATAATAAAAAGATTTCAGAGAAAGACTTTAAATAA
- the lnu(I) gene encoding lincosamide nucleotidyltransferase Lnu(I): MTQLQMIDKTKSIAQNDKNISAVFMYGSFTKNEGDKYSDIEFYIFLKDKEYFSAGNWVSQIHPLALYFTNEYGSDVAIFENMVRGEFHFMTNDQMEVIKSWDGLVEFSDFDKMILVDKEGLLTNTLEEIETKIPDRTTNKNILWLSQSLLNVLLTTSNLIKRREFAHAYQSLSNTQKYLLWLIRIETSETKHWESPTKSLEKDIDQDWYSLFQQTTTKLEPIDIKAAFKKSLELSRELFDKLKVETKLKELLMKIE, from the coding sequence ATGACACAATTACAAATGATTGACAAAACAAAGTCAATAGCTCAAAATGATAAAAATATTTCTGCTGTATTTATGTACGGGTCATTTACCAAAAATGAAGGAGATAAATATTCAGATATTGAATTCTACATCTTCTTAAAGGACAAAGAATATTTTTCGGCTGGAAATTGGGTAAGTCAAATTCATCCTTTGGCATTATATTTTACCAACGAGTATGGAAGTGACGTTGCTATTTTTGAAAATATGGTAAGAGGGGAGTTTCACTTTATGACAAACGACCAAATGGAAGTTATCAAATCGTGGGACGGTTTGGTAGAGTTTAGCGACTTTGACAAAATGATTTTAGTAGATAAAGAAGGCTTATTGACTAACACTCTCGAAGAAATAGAAACTAAAATACCTGACCGAACAACAAATAAAAATATCTTGTGGTTGAGTCAATCATTGTTGAATGTTTTACTGACAACAAGCAACTTAATTAAACGACGAGAATTTGCTCACGCTTACCAAAGTTTATCAAACACTCAGAAATACTTACTTTGGCTAATCAGAATTGAGACATCTGAAACCAAACATTGGGAAAGTCCAACAAAAAGTTTGGAGAAAGACATAGACCAAGATTGGTATTCGTTATTTCAGCAGACTACAACTAAATTAGAGCCAATAGATATAAAAGCAGCTTTTAAAAAGTCATTAGAACTTTCGAGAGAATTGTTTGATAAATTGAAAGTTGAAACAAAATTAAAGGAATTATTAATGAAGATTGAATAG